The following are encoded in a window of Pseudomonadota bacterium genomic DNA:
- a CDS encoding UPF0182 family protein, with protein MRGKTTRMLLIGAVVIIALAASRITNFYVDWLFFEEVAYGNVFLKTFSTEIFTGLIFGLISFIVVLVNMLLVSRMQFPSVNIALSQQMGISLNLDMLNRFSKPFSVLVAAIIGFLGGTWGSSFWSQTLIFLNSIDTGMKDPILGKDVGFYLFKLPFYELLTAYAGFIIFITLILVIAAYAVRGGFLASSAGISLSKEAKRHIGILAGLFLFKIASGFYLDRFELLYSAHGVIVGAGYTDVNARLFVLGLLSLLTIIAGFAFITAFTRVSWKITLYPLALVLLVYIVGIVVYPALIQNFKVAPNELDVEKPFIEHHIAFTKYGYNLKNVSVRPFNVSYGLTEKDVQKNSATIKNIRLWDESPLLKTYSQLQQIRTYYRFTNIDNDRYTIDGEYRQVMLSARELSYDDLPSKSWINEKFVFTHGNGITMGPVSRITREGLPEFIIKDIPPVSSSDIKITTPEIYFGELTGDYAIVNTKIPEFSYPTSEGNIYTSYKGGGGVPLDSLLKRALFALSFRTAKIVLSSDIKNESKILYNRNIVERVRKIAPFLKLDSDPYIVVSKEGKLYWIMDAYTVSAMLPYSKRLKNHINYMRNSVKITVDAYTGKVNFYLSDAEDAIINVYNAIFPGLLKPMSMMPADLKAHIRYPREFFAIQTHIYGTYHMEDPKVFYNKEDLWEIPSRAEKPMEPYYLIMKLPEEKKEEYALLMPYTPSKRDNLAAWFAARCDEPYYGKLIVYTFPRDRLVFGPRQIDARIDQDSFISQQLTLWGQRGSQVIRGSLLIIPVETSLMYVQPLYLAAEDKGGLPELRRVIVAYENDVVMDDNLELCLQRLFGGRKGAPVAASTGAGATAASSPQKKASVNELSREAMKYFEKARELQKQGDWAGYGEQLKKLEQVLKQMTTQ; from the coding sequence TGTATTTCTGAAAACATTTTCCACCGAGATTTTTACAGGTCTTATTTTCGGTTTAATATCCTTCATCGTTGTCCTTGTCAACATGCTCTTGGTGAGCCGGATGCAATTTCCTTCCGTCAATATTGCCTTATCGCAACAAATGGGTATTTCCCTGAACCTGGATATGCTGAACAGATTTTCAAAGCCTTTCAGTGTTCTTGTTGCAGCAATTATAGGTTTTCTCGGAGGGACATGGGGGAGCAGCTTCTGGTCTCAGACGCTTATTTTTCTTAACAGCATAGATACAGGCATGAAAGACCCCATCCTGGGTAAGGATGTAGGCTTTTATCTTTTCAAACTCCCTTTTTATGAATTACTCACCGCCTATGCGGGTTTCATTATTTTTATCACGCTCATTCTTGTTATCGCAGCCTATGCAGTGAGAGGCGGCTTTCTTGCAAGCAGCGCAGGCATATCCCTTTCAAAAGAAGCAAAAAGGCACATCGGCATCCTTGCCGGATTATTCCTTTTCAAGATTGCCTCCGGTTTCTATCTCGACCGCTTTGAGTTGCTCTATTCGGCACATGGGGTGATTGTGGGCGCAGGCTACACCGATGTGAATGCGAGGCTTTTTGTTCTTGGCTTGCTCTCATTGCTTACAATCATTGCCGGTTTTGCCTTTATTACTGCATTTACGAGGGTGTCGTGGAAGATTACCCTCTACCCCCTTGCCCTGGTATTGCTGGTTTATATCGTTGGTATCGTTGTCTATCCGGCACTGATCCAGAATTTTAAGGTTGCCCCGAACGAACTTGACGTTGAGAAACCATTTATAGAACATCATATTGCCTTTACAAAGTACGGATACAATCTTAAAAATGTGTCTGTCAGGCCCTTTAACGTTTCATACGGCCTAACCGAAAAGGATGTTCAGAAAAATTCCGCCACCATAAAGAACATCCGACTGTGGGACGAATCACCGCTGCTCAAGACTTACAGTCAGTTACAGCAGATAAGAACATACTACCGGTTTACGAATATCGATAATGACCGCTATACCATAGACGGTGAATACAGACAGGTCATGCTGTCGGCAAGGGAATTGTCTTATGACGATCTTCCGAGTAAATCCTGGATTAATGAAAAATTTGTCTTTACACACGGCAATGGCATTACCATGGGGCCGGTAAGCCGTATTACACGGGAGGGGCTGCCGGAGTTCATTATAAAGGATATTCCGCCTGTTTCCAGCTCTGACATAAAGATAACAACGCCGGAGATATATTTTGGCGAACTCACCGGCGACTATGCAATCGTGAATACAAAGATTCCCGAATTCAGCTACCCCACCTCGGAAGGGAACATATACACCTCGTACAAAGGCGGAGGTGGCGTCCCTCTTGACTCTCTGTTGAAGCGCGCATTATTTGCATTATCATTCCGAACCGCTAAAATCGTCCTCTCCTCTGACATAAAGAATGAAAGCAAGATCCTTTATAACAGGAATATTGTGGAAAGGGTTCGTAAGATCGCTCCTTTTCTCAAGCTTGATTCAGATCCATATATTGTAGTTTCAAAGGAAGGAAAACTCTACTGGATCATGGATGCATATACAGTATCCGCCATGCTGCCTTATTCAAAACGTCTCAAGAATCATATAAATTATATGCGGAACTCTGTAAAGATAACGGTGGATGCTTATACCGGAAAGGTAAACTTCTACCTGAGCGATGCCGAAGATGCAATTATTAATGTCTACAACGCTATTTTTCCGGGGCTTTTAAAACCCATGTCCATGATGCCGGCAGACCTGAAGGCGCATATAAGGTATCCGAGAGAATTTTTTGCCATCCAGACGCATATATATGGAACCTATCACATGGAGGACCCGAAGGTCTTTTACAATAAGGAAGACCTGTGGGAAATACCCTCCCGCGCCGAAAAACCCATGGAGCCTTACTACCTGATTATGAAACTCCCGGAGGAAAAGAAAGAGGAATATGCACTGCTGATGCCGTATACGCCTTCAAAAAGAGACAATCTGGCTGCATGGTTTGCGGCAAGATGTGATGAGCCTTATTACGGGAAACTGATTGTTTACACCTTTCCAAGGGACAGGCTTGTTTTCGGGCCGAGGCAGATTGATGCTCGAATAGATCAGGATTCCTTCATTTCCCAGCAGCTAACCCTCTGGGGACAGCGCGGTTCACAGGTCATCCGGGGGAGCCTCCTTATTATACCGGTTGAAACATCGCTCATGTATGTCCAGCCGCTGTATCTTGCGGCAGAGGATAAGGGAGGTCTTCCGGAACTGCGGCGCGTGATTGTGGCATACGAGAATGATGTGGTTATGGATGACAACCTTGAATTATGCCTCCAGCGGCTTTTCGGGGGCAGAAAAGGTGCACCTGTTGCAGCGTCAACAGGGGCAGGGGCAACAGCAGCATCTTCGCCGCAGAAAAAAGCTTCTGTCAATGAACTTTCAAGAGAAGCCATGAAATATTTCGAAAAAGCCAGAGAACTTCAGAAGCAGGGCGACTGGGCAGGTTACGGGGAACAGCTCAAGAAACTCGAACAGGTGCTGAAACAGATGACTACCCAATAA